One window from the genome of Pyxicephalus adspersus chromosome 6, UCB_Pads_2.0, whole genome shotgun sequence encodes:
- the PECAM1 gene encoding platelet endothelial cell adhesion molecule: MYLSVILLLTPWMVCGELVNFSINKIELQSRPSTTLKNGENLRLTCSADIAKTAGFELNSTFYFFKDDNLIYNVTTTNDHAIYIIRNASVSRSGLYKCQISVDKKQKTSTEIKVKVTGLLPPVISVSKREVSEGDEITVRCEAPNEDPPMFFYFYKISKERESPKKRQSNKNNMETTFVIKEGESILQFECSVQLMIDDEPESPPSMRQMVTVVEPFGTPTINVHPANNFTEGSIMEVTCTVLVSHIRPEEVTITLQKGNQILQSSTTGRLTYSQVATVANMGNYTCKAEGRTASKTTITTINVKELFSIPRLTLKRSNVTQYINDGDLVNFECSVSGLSFEEARKQDFFLKVNKVQLKQKQRGGRFQLYLRATDSGNYTCEVTIGNITKISEPVPVKIYAAVAKPELKQIFRGNKIVVVLGDILTLTCKSPSGTPPIIYTLYRGGEMVGRKEMIDSREAVFTVNTTKFHQDLRQYKCHASNRNHKSSAYSEVLNVTVIAPVRGVSLAIIPPNGEVEEGAELSLICRVEYGTLPISIDFYVKKGNEILLRNETITNKMSAQFIVNPFTKQSDGTYFCTASNKAHKNVRSGSMDVKAVLARWKKGIIGGFVFFIIIAALGISLYLYLDKKRKGKSITTNTSRSSKAINSSSEKSAVDVKKTDDSYFGSVQNEEELHILKTAEDNIGNNQQNHEVEYTDVDGSAPESHQESAENNYTENPETNNLS, encoded by the exons ATGTATTTGTCGGTAATCCTACTTCTGACTC cctGGATGGTCTGCGGAGAACTTGTCA ACTTCTCCATAAACAAGATTGAACTGCAATCTCGTCCCTCCACCACActaaaaaatggtgaaaatctACGGTTGACTTGCTCAGCAGACATTGCCAAGACTGCGGGCTTTGAGCTGAACAGTACGTTCTACTTTTTTAAAGACGACAATCTGATCTACAATGTCACCACCACCAATGATCATGCCATTTACATTATTCGAAATGCCAGCGTGTCCCGGTCCGGTCTCTACAAGTGTCAAATTTCTGTGGACAAGAAACAGAAGACGAGCACTGAAATAAAAGTGAAGGTCACCG GGCTTTTGCCTCCTGTAATTAGCGTATCAAAGAGGGAGGTCTCGGAAGGAGATGAAATTACAGTCAGGTGTGAAGCACCAAATGAAGACCCCCCTATGTTTTTCTACTTCTACAAGATCAGCAAGGAGAGAGAATCTCCCAAAAAAAGGCAATCCAACAAGAATAATATGGAAACTACCTTTGTGATCAAAGAAGGGGAGAGCATACTGCAGTTTGAGTGCTCCGTACAGCTGATGATAGATGATGAGCCAGAATCACCCCCAAGTATGAGACAGATGGTGACCGTGGTGG AGCCATTTGGCACACCAACTATCAATGTTCATCCAGCTAACAATTTTACTGAAGGATCAATCATGGAGGTGACGTGCACAGTCCTGGTTTCACACATACGTCCCGAGGAAGTGACTATTACCTTACAGAAGGGCAACCAAATTTTACAGTCTTCCACCACAGGAAGGTTGACTTATTCTCAGGTGGCAACTGTGGCCAACATGGGCAACTACACATGTAAAGCAGAGGGAAGAACAGCCTCGAAAACCACCATTACCACGATCAACGTGAAAG aACTGTTTTCAATTCCTCGTCTAACACTGAAGCGAAGCAATGTGACTCAGTACATCAATGATGGAGATTTGGTAAATTTTGAATGTTCTGTTTCCGGCTTGTCTTTCGAGGAAGCCCgtaaacaagacttttttttaaaagtcaacaAAGTACAGCTTAAACAAAAGCAAAGGGGTGGAAGATTCCAGTTGTACTTGAGGGCAACAGACAGTGGAAACTACACGTGTGAAGTCACAATCGGCAACATAACTAAGATCAGTGAGCCGGTTCCCGTAAAGATTTATG CTGCAGTTGCAAAACCTGAGCTGAAGCAAATTTTTAGGGGCAACAAAATAGTGGTCGTCCTTGGGGACATCCTAACACTAACCTGCAAGTCTCCATCTGGAACCCCTCCCATCATATATACCCTGTACCGAGGCGGAGAAATGGTTGGGAGGAAGGAAATGATAGATAGCAGAGAGGCCGTATTTACTGTGAACACCACCAAGTTTCACCAAGATTTGAGACAGTACAAATGTCACGCCTCCAACAGGAACCACAAGTCCAGCGCATACAGTGAAGTTCTCAATGTCACAGTTATTG CCCCCGTCAGAGGAGTGAGCCTTGCCATTATACCACCAAATGGAGAAGTAGAAGAAGGGGCCGAGCTATCCTTGATCTGTAGGGTAGAATATGGAACTCTGCCCATCTCCATCGATTTCTATGTCAAGAAAGGCAATGAGATCCTGCTGAGGAATGAGACCATAACTAACAAAATGAGCGCTCAATTCATTGTAAATCCTTTCACCAAACAAAGTGACGGCACCTACTTCTGTACTGCTTCCAACAAAGCCCACAAGAATGTAAGGAGTGGGTCCATGGATGTAAAAG CCGTCCTTGCCAGATGGAAAAAGGGCATAATTGGTGGTTTCGTCTTTTTCATTATCATTGCCGCCCTAGGTATCTCCCTGTACTTATACCTGGACAAAAAGAGAAAAG ggAAAAGCATTACAACTAACACATCAAG ATCATCAAAGGCCATCAATTCCAGCAGTGAGAAGTCAGCGGTGGACGTTAAAAAAACTGATGACTCGTATTTTG GTAGTGTACAGAATGAAGAAGAACTACATATCTTGAAAACGGCAGAGGACAACATCG GAAACAACCAGCAGAACCATGAAGTGGAGTACACAGATGTTGACGGTTCAGCACCAGAAAGCCATCAGG AATCTGCAGAAAACAATTACACG GAGAACCCTGAAACCAACAACCTCTCCTAG